The following nucleotide sequence is from Salvia miltiorrhiza cultivar Shanhuang (shh) chromosome 7, IMPLAD_Smil_shh, whole genome shotgun sequence.
ATGGAAAAAATAGCACAAATGGTTGTGAAGGCGCAAGATATTGTTGAAGATTTTTTCACAAACCAAGCACCCCAAAGAGTTATCTCCAACATGGTCTTTGTGTACTGTGATCATGAGGTTGTCCATCAACGGCTTCTTCAAGATTATTTCAATGGCGTCCCAGTGTACGGTCCAACATTTTTCATACACGGTTTTCGGATGCAGAAGGAGTTGTTTTTGCGCATCGCTGATGGTGTGCAAGGGATGGATATTTACTTCCGCATAGGGTGAGATGCTATGGGCCGAGACTCGCTCATGTCGTTGTAGAAACGCATGGTGCCTATCCGGCAACTAGTCACCCGTGTTTCTGCGGATACTTTTGACGAGTATTTGAAGATTGCAGACACTACGGGACTGCTATGCCTCAAGAAATTTTGCAAAGCTATCATCAGAACATGTGATGCTCTACAACACTTTGACTCATAAATGATGCCGAAGTATAGACGAATGTGAAGTTtgactccctccgtcccgttaatcaagtcccctttcttttgggcacggataTTTAGGAGACTAAAATTAAGAGTTAAATGGTATATTTGAAAAAGTTAATGTTACTTTAATTAAGGGTCTCAGGCTCATTAACACTGCTGCACCACCGCCTGTGCCACTGCCGCGCCACCGCCTGTGCACCACCGCACCACCACAATTTCTGAACCACACCACCGGAAATTAAAAAAACGGAGGCGAACCCTGCCCAAAACACCAAAACATTGGGCCTTAATTTCAATTTCTGAGCCGGAACATCAAAACACCACAGAGAAATCAAAAAAATGGAAGAGCAGGGGGTGGGCGAGAGGCGGAGGGCAGAGGCGGCGTTGGAGCCCGCGGAGGCACGAGGGCAGCGGCTGTTGCGGCAGAGGCGGCGTTGGAGCCCGCGGAGGTGCGAGGCGGCGGAGGCGTTGGAGGCAGAGCAAGAGGAAGGTGGAGGCGGCGCAGAAGGATGGTGGCGGAGGCGTGAGGATGGTGGCGAAGGCGCGAGGCGCCGGAGGTGCGAGGCGGTGGAAGAAGGCGGATGGAAGGTGAAGTCGGCGGAGGCGGTGGAACAAGAGGAGAGAGGGGGgatgattgagagagagagagagagagagaggaagaggcAGAGGGAAATCTAGGGTTTGCAGTGGTGGCGTTGGAGGCGGTGCAAGAGGATGGCGGCAGAGGCGCGAGGCGCAAggcggtggaaggtggagggattggagattggaggtggtgaaagaagaagaggagagaGGGGGGAGATGacgaagagagaagagagaagtgaggagagagagaggggcaggTGGGTTGGGttgtgagaggagagagagataatTAAATCTATTAATTGTATTCAAATTATTGTCAAAAAATGAAAGGGGACTTAaatattgggacggcccaaaaaggaatacgagacttgaatattgggacggatggagtattatgtATATGAACGTCTATTTGGGGATATGAAATTTTGATTAGATCGTAGAATTTATGTAGGGGATATTTGTTTTGTTAAGATTCCAAAATATTCGGTCAAGCTGATTATTTTCAGAAGTTCTTTATAGATAAGTTAGGATAGTGAGCTCAATTGTTAGCTGCGGTTTTAACACAGGTCATGTGCAAGTTCTAAAAATTAAGTTATTTATTAATggtttaaaaattcataatttttttagaaatttgAACAACACCCTACTATCTCGAAAAAATTTACCTTGATATTTTAGGCCCTTCTTAAATTTGAAAATTCGCTTAAAACTAAGTCATTTAATAATAGTATTaatagttttaaaaaatcccCTTTAAAAGTTAGAAACTCATGAAATTTTACACTACTTGTTTGGCCCTTCTTAAATCTCAAAAAGTCTCTTAAATCTCGGTCGATCTACATGCCGTCTTCGAAGATATACATAGAAGAAAGGGTTAATGGTAGTCTTTACCcctatttaaaagacaaacaAAAATATATCCACTATAAAAGAAATGTATACAATGTATTTATTTTGGGGTTAAAATGACTAAGATACCCTTAAGataaaaagaaaacatcaaaCAAATCCCCTTACTCGCCATTGCTCGACAGTTCAATGCTCGACGCTTGACGCATTCGCCTCGCTAGACAGTTCTTAGTTGCTCGACATGCGATGCTCGACACTCGATGCTCgaggtgtcgagcaatagttcaatgcTCGACACTCAATGCTCGATGCTCGACAGTTCAATGCTCGACGCTCGACAGCCTCGACGCTTCAGTGTCGAGCAATGCGCGAATTACaaataagggtaaaaatgtTCTAAGTGAaaagattttattatttttaaaaaaacaagtATATTTTATGTTCCATTAAAACGGTATATCTCATTTTGCCTCTTGAGGAAACCTAATGGTTCCTCGTTTTGTGCGAACGGCAACGGATTGGTAGAAGGGAGGGGACATAACACTCACTCTGAAAGCTACTCTTCTCAATGCCATCATGCCTTCAAAATCATATTTCAGCTCCGTTAAATCTTACATTACATGTGGGGTTAAAGCCCAATCAAATGTGATATAAGAATTAGTCAACAATCACTATCTATAATATATATTCAGTTTAACAAACAAATGGAACCCctctaaaaaattctaatatttaGAACATGTCATATACTATATTTggaaaaatttatgttttttttataagttatttaagagtttgtaatttcttaatttttttttcttttgtaaaaataaatttttaaacaacttataagaccTAAATACAAGCTTCAACTTGTAAACTCAAAATAATCATTATTGCAATTTATTCCCTCCGCCCCGCTAGAATAGACTCGTTTTtaattttgggatgtcccactaAAATAtgctcattttttattttgagtgaaaaaaatatagtacttaaaatatttaattggtgTGCACCATATCACTTTTTCCACGGCTTTCTCTTCAAaagtaaatttttaaattttagtctTCAAAATAATTGAGCCTATTCTAGTAGAATGGAGGAAGTAATATTTTATGGACTTACAAACAACAACCAATACAAATAAAACCTTATTATATTTCATTACTTCACGAGTCACAATCCCCTCGCTACAATTTTCTCAATCTAACTTGTGAACTCAAAACTCTTAAaacataataatttttaaactaATGAAATATCTAAAATATAATAAAGCTTATAAGAtggttcaaaataaattagCCAAACAGCTCTGAATATAGAGTAAATTCGTTtcgttatttattttttcttcggAAGAAATACTGAATTCATTCTTCGTACTGGCCATAATTTTGAAATCATTATTAGTAGGATCATTGTTCCGAAGAAAAACTCTAACAgctattcttttttctttgctTTATTAATTGCAATGAACACGAAGGcacagaagagagagagagagttggaaGACTTAATGGCAAACGAAACCAAAGAATTATATAGCCAGTCAGGAATTGGATGCTTGCTCTTGGACATGTACATAAAGAAAACGTCTGAAAACAAAGCTTGCCACTTGATACTCAAATATTAAGCAAAATAACCATCAGCTGCCAACCAACCTCGAGAAATAAAGCCACAATTTCATCACCTGCAAACCCACTTTCAAACATACCAACTTACAACCAAGGCAAGCACTTCTCCAGACCAAGCAAACAAGAACCAGCTACCAACAACTATGCTTGGTTGCCGCCACCCCTCGGAATCCCACGGCCACCCATCCCTCCACGCCCGCGGCCACCATAACCTCTGCCACCTCCACCTCTACCCCTACCCCTTCCATATCCAGCACCTGTATTTATAAATAGACATGCTCGTTAACCTTCATGATGTGTATACAAACAAACCAGAAATAGTCAAAATATTATCACATTTCAATTATCTATCTGTATTAAATCACAAGCTATGGAAAACATATTCGAAAAATGGCACCAAACTGTTTCAAGGTAAAAAGAACATACCACGATAGCCCCCACCCCAACCACCACGACCACCACCTCGGCCCCAATTAGAATAGCCACCTGAATTAGAATATCCACCAGAATAGCCACCAGAGTAGCCACCTGAATTAGAATAGCCACCAGAATAGCCACCCGAATACCCACCATTTTCTGCAGGGGACAAAGAAGAATCATATACAATAACAAAGTAGGCATAAGTTATAATGTGGTTGATAGTTTCACATGACCAGCAGTTAAAGAGTAAGTACCTTGATAGTTTGAATATCCACCTCTGTGCCAACCTCGACCCCTACCTCTGCCACGACCTCTTCCTCGTCCATATGTATCTAAAAATCAAAAGAACATGCAATTAATGGTTGGAAATGCAAATATTAATGATAATCAATTCAGTTAATTTTCTTACCTCCATTACCAGCATTATAAATTGCTCGTGCTTGTCTAGGAggtggttgttgttgttgctgctgctgcggcTGGTAGTTGTTATACTGCTGTTTAGTTTGATCCGCATTAGAGGGACCTTGATACCTGATCCATGATGATATATTAGAGACTAAGACAAAGGATAAACTTATAATGAAATAACCTTATTTAAAAAGAATTAGATTTAGTTAAACACACAAAGAGACACAAAATGATGGAAGAAGGCATCACAAATGTCCCTAACTATAGCAACACTATCACATAACATGTCTGGGAAAATACATTGCAGCAACTCTAAGGATCAGATTGAAAGGCTACACAGCCAGCAAATACACAGTATTCTTGGTATAGAGGGTctaaaatacaatcaaacagaAATTACCCAGGAGAGTTCTGGTTAAGCTCTTTAGTCGACAAGGTAATTGAAATCATGGACACATGGCGAGTCTGCTCCACACTGTAGACATAAATATCTGCATCAGAGACTCCAGTAGCAGAATATATCTATGCAGATAAGCATATAATTTATCATTAAAAGAGACAGATTCTACAATGAGATGTGCGTCAGGACTAAAAAGCTGCAGTCGAAGGGCAAAAAACTTCAAACTCACATCTGAAGGCCCTCTTCAATGGGTTCAAATGTATCAGTTATGCTGACTGAGCTGATGGCAGTGTCCTGATGCAGTCGAGGAACTCTTCTCTATATCCAAAGGAAAGCACTGAGTCCTTCACATTGTGTAAGAGGGAGAAAGATAGAGTATCAGAGGAAATCGAATAGCAACCTTAATGATTTCTGCAATAGCCACAGTTTTGTTTATAGCCTGGCCCATTGCCTTTAAGACAATCTCTTTCACTTGTCTCTCCTGAGAAAAAAAGGCAATTAACAGAATAATCATTAGCAGGCAATGTCAGCAGTATAGAGGAAAACAAACAATCCATAAAATAAACCGATGAAGTCATGCATGAGAAATTTCTCCTAAAGATATATAATCCCAATACAAACACCATTTGAGAACAAAGAAGGCAATCAAGCTAAATCCAGAAAATCCATATCCCTTAGGCCATTCCTATCAAGTAAATGGTCCCCCAAGTAACCAACCTTTCATGTGATAAAGGTAGAAATACAACTGGCATTGAAGATCCATAACACATGCATTATTATAGAGGTCATTGCCACAAACTGACCAGCCAAAAAACCTTGCTGTGTCTATACAGAGTGATAAGAACACCCTCGGCAAACTACTTTTTCTCGCATAAATTAACAATCCATTGTGCATCATTCCGCATCACGTCAAGCAAGACTACACTAACCACCTTCATCAACACAACTAAACTAGCCACCTTCATCAAGACAAGAGAAACAGATTCTTATGAGTATGCAAGTCAATAACTAAAATACAATAAGACCAAGCCCTAGCTATCATGTCGAGGATCATGATGTAACAGTCCTCAGGCAAATGTCATAGGCACACTTATAAATGCAGATTAAATAAGTAATCCAATAAGAAATGAGAAATAAACTGTCTATAGCTAGTAAAATACTTCATCATAACCCACAAATAAACATCCAAAAAAAGAGCAATAACAGCAAAATAAAGAGTGCATAGGGAAATCATGCTTGTTCTGTTCAAAAAGTGGAAtgcataa
It contains:
- the LOC130993872 gene encoding uncharacterized protein LOC130993872 — its product is MEEQGVGERRRAEAALEPAEARGQRLLRQRRRWSPRRCEAAEALEAEQEEGGGGAEGWWRRREDGGEGARRRRCEAVEEGGWKVKSAEAVEQEERGGMIERERERERKRQREI
- the LOC130995457 gene encoding uncharacterized protein LOC130995457 gives rise to the protein MDRYQKVEKPKPESPVNENEIRITSQGLVRNYLSYATTLLQERQVKEIVLKAMGQAINKTVAIAEIIKRRVPRLHQDTAISSVSITDTFEPIEEGLQIVEQTRHVSMISITLSTKELNQNSPGYQGPSNADQTKQQYNNYQPQQQQQQQPPPRQARAIYNAGNGDTYGRGRGRGRGRGRGWHRGGYSNYQENGGYSGGYSGGYSNSGGYSGGYSGGYSNSGGYSNWGRGGGRGGWGGGYRGAGYGRGRGRGGGGRGYGGRGRGGMGGRGIPRGGGNQA